One window of the bacterium genome contains the following:
- a CDS encoding SigE family RNA polymerase sigma factor → LLAELPENERRAIELAYLEGVDYRDAAAALGCPEATLKTWVHRGRKKLRELYVERTGDSFQVVE, encoded by the coding sequence GTTTACTGGCCGAGCTGCCCGAGAACGAGCGCCGGGCCATCGAGCTGGCGTACCTGGAGGGCGTGGATTACCGCGACGCCGCCGCGGCCCTCGGGTGCCCCGAGGCCACCCTGAAGACCTGGGTCCACCGGGGGAGGAAAAAGCTGCGGGAGCTCTACGTCGAGCGGACGGGCGATTCGTTCCAGGTTGTCGAGTGA